DNA from Planctomycetota bacterium:
GTTTAGGCAACTTTTCGCCCGATGAAGTTCCTATACTCCCCACGATCTCTCTCTCCTCCAGCGGGGTGCCGTCCACAAGATGGCACCCTGCTTGTTTTTTTGTCGCCAGCGCCGGGTCTGGAACGTGTTCACATTGTGTTCAGGCACGCATCGGCGCGGCGCCCGCACCGGGTACGGTTGACGCATGAGCGAAACAGTGCTCGTGACCGGGGCCGCGGGGTTCATCGGGTCGCACGTGTGCGTCGCGCTCGCGTCGCGCGGGCAGCGCGTGATCGGCCTGGACAACTTCGACCCGTTCTATCCGCGAGCGGTGAAGGAACGAGCGCGCGACGCGATCGTCCGCGCGGGCGTGCTGTTCGTCGAGGGCGACATCACCGACGCGGGCGCGCTGGCCTCGCTGCTCGCGCGCGAGCGCCCGCAGGGCGTCATCCACCTCGCGGCCAAGGCCGGCGTGCGCCCGAGCATCGCCGACCCCGCCGGCTACGCCCGCGCGAACGTGCTGGGCACGGCGGCGGTCCAAGACGCGTGCGCCACCCAGGGCGTGGGGCGCCTCGTCGTCGCGTCATCGAGCAGCGTGTACGGCAACGCGACCACCGCGCCGTTCCGCGAGGATCAGGACGTCTCGCAGCCCATCAGCCCCTACGCCGCCACCAAGCGCGCGTGCGAACTCATCGGCTACACCCACCACATCATCACGGGCATGCCCACGGCGATGCTGCGCTTCTTCACGGTCTACGGCCCGCGCCAGCGCCCCGACCTGGCCATCGCCAAGTTCATCGCGGCCATCGCGCGCGGCGAGCCCATCACGCTCTTCGGCGACGGCACCACCAGCCGCGACTACACGTTCATCGACGACATCGTCGCCGGCGTGCTCGCGGCGTACGACCGCATCCCCACGCACGGGTACCGCGTGTGGAACCTCGGCAGCGATGCGCCGATCTCGCTCGCGGCGATGGTCCGCACCATCGAGCGCGTCGTGGGGCGGGCGGCGGTCATCGAACGTGCGCCCATGCAGCAGGGCGACGTCGAGCGGACCTGGGCCGACCTCACCCGCGCGCGGGCCGAACTCTCGTACGCGCCCCGCACGCCGTTCGAAGAGGGTGTGCGCCGCCAGTGGGACTGGTGGCGGGCGGAATCGCGCTAGAACCGCCGCGCGGCACGATCAGCCCCCGCGCTGCGTTTCACACCACGCGCGCCAGCACGCACGGAGGGCGGCCTCGAACCGGCGCGCGAACCCGGGGAAGTCGCTCACGGGCGACGCGAAGAACCGCTCGCGCACGACGCCGCGGATCGCGTGCAGGCGCGCCG
Protein-coding regions in this window:
- a CDS encoding GDP-mannose 4,6-dehydratase — its product is MSETVLVTGAAGFIGSHVCVALASRGQRVIGLDNFDPFYPRAVKERARDAIVRAGVLFVEGDITDAGALASLLARERPQGVIHLAAKAGVRPSIADPAGYARANVLGTAAVQDACATQGVGRLVVASSSSVYGNATTAPFREDQDVSQPISPYAATKRACELIGYTHHIITGMPTAMLRFFTVYGPRQRPDLAIAKFIAAIARGEPITLFGDGTTSRDYTFIDDIVAGVLAAYDRIPTHGYRVWNLGSDAPISLAAMVRTIERVVGRAAVIERAPMQQGDVERTWADLTRARAELSYAPRTPFEEGVRRQWDWWRAESR